Proteins encoded in a region of the Candidozyma auris chromosome 7, complete sequence genome:
- the HMX1 gene encoding Hmx1p — translation MSLTEEEIIPHKTDVGALANRINMETRTLHNKIDKLVTLKFALALRDYKIYRQGLQSFYHVFAMVERQLHAQLAKNDEWSELLQKVWKPVIARSEPAQQDLLFYYNDRKEKFMNPIMPAQIEFVEHITKVTSEKPYLLFAYLHVMYLALFAGGRVMRSSISRATGLFPQKDGLNHDDIVKLGTNFFRFDVDDENTFRLLYKRDYELATRNALTEEQKLDIIEESKYIFQQNAKCVIELEHHNLTRIKKKWSYFFATRGYYVAIALFAIAALLVLSKLLRTLF, via the coding sequence atGTCTTTGaccgaggaagagatcaTCCCCCACAAGACGGATGTGGGGGCGCTTGCCAACAGAATCAACATGGAGACCAGAACGCTCCACAACAAAATCGACAAACTCGTTACCTTAAAATTCGCCTTGGCTTTGAGAGACTACAAGATCTACAGACAAGGGTTGCAGAGTTTCTACCATGTATTTGCCATGGTGGAGAGACAACTCCATGCGCAGTTGGCGAAGAATGACGAGTGGAGCGAgttgttgcaaaaagtgtGGAAGCCTGTGATCGCCCGCAGTGAGCCTGCCCAGCAGGACTTGTTGTTCTACTACAACGACAGAAAGGAGAAATTCATGAACCCTATCATGCCTGCTCAGATCGAGTTTGTCGAGCACATCACCAAGGTGACGCTGGAAAAGCCATACCTTTTGTTTGCCTACTTGCACGTTATGTACTTGGCACTTTTCGCCGGTGGGCGTGTGATGAGGCTGTCAATCTCGAGAGCAACCGGCTTGTTCCCGCAGAAGGACGGCTTGAATCATGACGACATTGTGAAGCTCGGaacaaacttcttcagGTTCGACGTGGACGACGAAAACACCTTCAGACTCCTCTACAAGAGAGACTACGAGTTGGCTACCAGAAACGCCTTAACCGAAGAACAGAAGCTCGACATCATCGAGGAGTCCAAGTACATCTTCCAGCAGAACGCCAAGTGCGTGATCGAGTTGGAGCACCACAACTTGACCcgcatcaagaagaagtggtcGTACTTCTTTGCCACGAGAGGGTACTACGTTGCGATTGCCCTCTTCGCCATTGCCGCGTTGTTGGTGCTCAGCAAGCTCCTTAGAACACTTTTTTAA
- the HBR1 gene encoding nucleoside-triphosphatase produces MTPKPTRYHPNIIITGTPGCGKTSLSRNLLQTLPKSDYKHYNISELAKERDCIESYDKERDTGVVDEDKLLDGLENDLRDGGAIVDWHCCDIFPKRLIDLVVVLRTETALLYDRLKERKYSDKKIEENMDCEIMEVILNDANQAYNEEIVITLNSNNDDDMKENQARIEAWIEMWRKDHEEGVTNEISEYYNDSEQEQSSEDGEDGSEGEDDDSSEEEGEEEEEEEEEEEEEEEEEEDEEEPAKKKKKV; encoded by the coding sequence atgacACCTAAACCCACAAGATACCACCccaacatcatcatcacaGGAACACCTGGTTGTGGTAAAACCAGCCTATCCAGAAACCTCTTGCAAACGCTTCCGAAATCCGACTACAAGCACTACAATATCAGCGAGCTCGCTAAAGAGAGAGATTGTATTGAAAGTTATGACAAAGAGCGTGATACTGGCGTTGTAGACGAAGACAAGCTACTAGATGGATTGGAAAACGACTTGAGAGATGGTGGTGCTATTGTGGACTGGCACTGCTGTGATATCTTCCCCAAAAGATTGATCGACCTCGTAGTAGTTCTCAGAACAGAAACGGCACTTTTGTATGACCGATTGAAGGAGAGAAAGTACAGCGATaaaaaaatcgaagaaAACATGGATTGTGAGATCATGGAGGTGATTTTGAACGACGCCAACCAGGCCTACAACGAAGAGATTGTGATCACGTTGAACTCCAACAATGACGACGACATGAAGGAGAACCAGGCGAGAATCGAGGCGTGGATTGAAATGTGGAGAAAAGACCACGAAGAGGGAGTCACGAATGAGATCAGCGAGTACTACAACGACAGTGAGCAGGAGCAGCTGTCTGAGGATGGTGAAGATGGAAGTGAAggtgaggatgatgattcTAGTGAAGAGGAAGgggaagaggaagaggaggaagaagaagaggaagaagaagaggaagaagaggaggaagacgaggaagaaccagcgaaaaagaaaaagaaggtatAG